A window from Corynebacterium singulare encodes these proteins:
- a CDS encoding alkaline phosphatase has product MTLSRFATSAVAVVTSASVAALGMSPAVAAEDTHTGPKNIIYMIGDGMGYGHLALTNLYETGQSKYLVDGDFGDEELKEKDGEPVQSYEEFNRLSMATFPMGGSYDPEQAWKTHEYVTEGKITDSAAAGTAMATGVKTNNRILGMSHYGMKEENMSERAKKQGKSAGVVSSVAYSEATPAAWAAHNMDRDKLQDITKEMLGSDLDLVMAAGHPFYNNDHEKLDTPDYSFIYEDDYAKLSEGQTDWTYFESNDDFQKMAGGDVEPGTKYWGIAQVGSTLQNSRTGEAEAPYSDKLNDVVDLPTMTTGALNALGQDDDGFSVMIEGGAIDWAGHGNNPVRDIEETQDFNKAVDAAIEWVEKNSSWEDTLLIVTADHETGYLSGANEVPTDKNPEADNKFNAMVGAKEEVGRHGWYSGQHTNQLVPFFFKGAGSADIKAHAAGTDPVRGDFIDNTTVANLVFDQWWTEGATASGDESPSEEAPKPSEDEKPSEPSKTPKHDGEAGSSTNFGAGVAAGMGILAAVVAALAALAQQTGLVSINPQALVHLAQKVGLR; this is encoded by the coding sequence ATGACACTCTCGCGTTTCGCCACCTCTGCCGTGGCAGTTGTAACTTCTGCCTCCGTTGCTGCCCTGGGTATGAGCCCAGCGGTTGCCGCTGAGGATACTCACACTGGCCCCAAGAACATCATCTACATGATTGGTGATGGCATGGGCTATGGCCACCTAGCTTTGACCAATCTCTATGAGACAGGTCAGTCGAAGTACCTCGTCGACGGTGACTTCGGCGATGAGGAACTTAAAGAGAAGGACGGCGAGCCGGTTCAGTCCTATGAGGAGTTCAACCGACTGTCCATGGCAACGTTCCCTATGGGTGGTTCCTACGATCCGGAACAGGCGTGGAAGACCCATGAGTATGTCACGGAGGGCAAGATCACGGACTCTGCTGCCGCGGGTACAGCTATGGCGACTGGCGTTAAGACCAACAACAGAATCCTCGGCATGTCGCACTACGGCATGAAGGAAGAAAACATGTCGGAGCGTGCGAAGAAGCAGGGAAAGTCTGCCGGCGTAGTCTCTTCGGTGGCCTACTCCGAGGCAACTCCTGCTGCGTGGGCCGCACACAACATGGACCGCGATAAGCTGCAGGACATTACCAAGGAGATGCTCGGCAGCGACCTCGACCTTGTGATGGCCGCTGGCCACCCCTTCTACAACAACGACCATGAGAAGCTCGATACTCCGGACTACAGCTTCATCTACGAGGATGATTACGCCAAGCTATCTGAGGGCCAGACTGATTGGACCTACTTTGAGTCCAACGATGACTTTCAGAAGATGGCCGGCGGTGACGTCGAGCCGGGCACGAAGTACTGGGGCATCGCCCAGGTAGGCTCCACCCTCCAGAATTCCCGCACCGGTGAGGCCGAGGCCCCGTACTCGGACAAACTCAACGATGTTGTGGATCTGCCCACTATGACTACCGGTGCGCTGAATGCGCTGGGCCAGGATGACGATGGATTCTCCGTCATGATTGAAGGCGGTGCCATCGACTGGGCTGGACACGGCAATAACCCGGTACGCGATATTGAGGAAACCCAGGACTTCAACAAGGCCGTCGATGCGGCGATTGAGTGGGTTGAAAAGAACTCCTCCTGGGAGGACACCCTCCTCATCGTCACCGCTGACCACGAGACTGGATACTTGTCTGGTGCCAACGAGGTTCCGACGGACAAGAACCCCGAAGCGGACAACAAGTTCAACGCTATGGTAGGCGCAAAGGAGGAGGTTGGCCGCCACGGCTGGTACTCCGGCCAGCACACGAACCAGCTTGTTCCATTCTTCTTCAAGGGCGCAGGTTCTGCGGACATTAAGGCTCACGCTGCGGGAACCGATCCGGTGCGTGGTGATTTCATTGACAACACCACGGTGGCCAATCTCGTCTTCGACCAGTGGTGGACTGAAGGTGCCACTGCTTCGGGCGACGAGTCTCCGTCCGAGGAAGCCCCGAAGCCGTCCGAAGATGAGAAACCGTCCGAGCCCAGCAAGACCCCGAAACACGATGGGGAAGCTGGCAGCAGCACGAACTTTGGCGCTGGCGTTGCCGCCGGTATGGGCATCCTCGCAGCTGTAGTGGCAGCGCTTGCGGCACTTGCTCAGCAGACCGGACTTGTCAGCATCAACCCGCAGGCACTTGTTCACCTGGCTCAAAAGGTTGGCCTGCGCTAG